The Ornithinimicrobium sufpigmenti genome includes the window CCCAGCGCCTCGACCCCCCGGGTCGGCGGTGGGCTGCGCCCGAGGTGGGCGCGGCTCGGGGGGGCTAGGACCAGCACCAGCCCGGTGCTGGAGCCGTTGCTGCGCTCGGTCCGCGCCACCCACCCGCGGGCCGACGTCTCGTTGATCGAGCGCGCCTACCAGGTTGCCGAGAAGGCGCACAAGGGCCAGACCCGCAAGAGCGGCGACGCCTACATCACCCACCCGCTGGCGGTGGCCTCCATCCTCGCCGAGCTCGGGATGACCCCCTCCACCATCGCGGCGGCACTGCTGCACGACACGGTGGAGGACACCGCATACTCCCTGGAGCAGCTGCGAAAGGACTTCGGCGACGAGATCGCCATGATGGTCGACGGCGTGACCAAGCTCGACAAGGTCACCTACGGCGACGCGGCGCAGGCCGAGACCGTGCGCAAGATGGTCGTGGCCATGGCGCGGGACATCCGGGTGCTGGTGATCAAGCTGGCCGACCGGCTGCACAACGCCCGCACCTGGCGCTACGTGTCGGCCGAGTCCGCCGCGCGCAAGGCGCAGGAGACGCTGGAGATCTACGCCCCGCTGGCGCACCGGCTGGGGATGAACACCATCAAGTGGGAGCTGGAGGACCTGTCCTTCGCCCAGCTCTACCCCAAGGTGTATGACGAGATCGTCCGGATGGTGGCCGAGCGCGCGCCGGCACGGGAGCAGATGCTGTCCCGGATCCGGGCCGAGATCACCGAGGAGCTCAAGACGAGCAAGATCCGGGCGACGGTCACCGGCCGGCCCAAGCACTACTACTCGGTCTACCAGAAGATGATCGTGCGCGGGCACGACTTCGAGCAGATCTACGACCTGGTCGCGGTCCGGGTGCTGGTGGACTCGATCCAGGACTGCTACGCGGTGCTCGGCGCCCTGCACAGCCGGTGGAACCCGGTGCCGGGGCGGTTCAAGGACTACATCGCGATGCCGAAGTTCAACATGTACCAGTCGCTGCACACCACGGTGATGGGCCCGGGCGGCAAGCCGGTCGAGGTGCAGATCCGCACCCACCAGATGCACCGCCGGGCCGAGTATGGCGTGGCGGCCCACTGGAAGTACAAGGAGCAGGGCCCGGACGGCACCAAGGCCAAGGCGGGCACGGACGGCGGCCCGGGGGCGCTGGACGGGATGGGGTGGCTGCGCCAGCTCATCGAGTGGCAGAAGGAGACCTCGGACCCGGGGGAGTTCCTCGACTCGCTGCGGTTCGAGGTCGGCGCCGCCGAGGTCTACGTCTTCACCCCGGACGGCGACGTCATGGCCCTGGCGGCCGGGGCCACGCCCGTCGACTTCGCGTATGCGGTGCACACCGAGGTCGGGCACCGCTGTGTCGGTGGGCGGGTCAACGGCAAGCTGGTGCCGCTGGACTCCGAGCTGGTCAACGGTGACGTCTGCGAGATCATCACCAGCAAGGCCCAGGACGCCGGCCCGAGCCGCGACTGGCTCAACTTCGTCAAGACGGCCCGCGCCCGCAACAAGATCCGGCAGTGGTTCACCCGGGAGCGGCGCGAGGAGATGGTCGACTCCGGTCGCGACCAGATCGCCAAGGTGCTGCGCAAGCAGAACGCCCCGCTGCAACGGCTGATGAGCCACGACACGCTGACCGCGGTCGCGCAGGACCTGAACTACAAGGACATCGAGGGCCTCTACGCCGCCGTCGGCGAGGGGCACGTCAGCTCCCAGCACGTGGTCAACCAGCTGGTGGCCACGCTCGGCGGAGAGGACGGTGCCGAGGAGGACCTGGCCGAGGCGGTCCGCCCGCAGCGCGGCCGGCTCCCGCAGGCCGACCCGGGCGTCACCGTGGTCGGCGCCGACGACGTCTGGGTCAAGCTGGCCCGCTGCTGCACCCCGGTGCCGGGCGACCCCATCCTCGGCTTCGTCACCCACGGCAAGGGCGTCTCGGTGCACCGCACCGACTGCACCAACGCCGAGCAGCTGCAGACGCAGTCGCCCGAGCGGATCCTGGCGGTGGCATGGGCCCCGACCGCCTCCAGCCTGTTCCTGGTCAACATGCAGGTGGAGGCGCTGGACCGGCCCGGCCTGCTCTCCGACGTGACCCGGGTGCTGTCCGAGCAGCACGTCAACATCCTCTCGGCGTCGGTGCAGACCAGCCGCGACAGGGTGGCCCTGTCCAAGTTCACCTTCGAGATGGCCGACCCCTCGCACCTGGAGTCGGTGATCCGCGCCGTGCGCCGCATCCCCGCCGTGCTCGACGCCTACCGCGTCACCGGCACCACCAGCACCGACCCGCACCGCCGCCGCAGCCAGCCCTCCCGCAGCGCGTGACCTGACCCTGGCGAGGCCGACCGGCGACACGCTCTGCCCCCGACCGGGGACACGGTCTGCCCCCGACCGGGGACACGTCCTGCGCGGCGCCGCGTCGCCGGATGGGCACAGCGTGTCGCCGGATGGGGCAGAACGTGTCGCCGGTCCGTCAGGGGGTGGCGGGGGCGAGGAAGGCGGCGAGGGCGGCGGCATACCCGGCCTGGTCGAGCGTGCCGCAGATCTCGCGGGTGGAGTGCATGGAGAGCACCGGCGCGCCGAAGTCGACCGTGGTGGCGCCGGTGAGGGCCGAGGTCATCGGGCCGACCGTCGAGCCGCAGGGCAGGTCGGTGCGGGTGACGAAGGTCTGCATCGGCACGCCCGCCTGCTCGCAGGCCAGCTGGAAGGCCGCGGCGCCGAGGCTGTCGGTGGCGTAGCGCAGGTTGGTGTTGACCTTGAGCACCGGGCCGCCGTTCATCCGGATCTGGTGCTGCGGCTCGTGCCGCTCGGCGTAGTTGGGGTGCGTCGCATGGGCCATGTCGCCGGAGGCGATGACCGTGCCGGCCAGGGCCCGCCAGTAGTCCTCGCGGCTGCCCCCGGCGGCCAGCACGATCCGCTCGAGCCAGGCCGGGAGGAAGGTCGACTGAGCGCCGCGCTCGGAGGTGCTGCCGACCTCCTCGTGGTCGAACAGCGCGATCATCGGGATCCACGGCTGCTCGGCGGGCTGGTCCACCGCGTGCAGGAGGGCGAGGACCGCGGCGTAGGACGTCGCGAGGTTGTCCAGCCGCGCGGAAGCAAGCAGCTCACCGTCGCGCCCGATCCTGCGTGCGGGCGTGAGGTCGTGCGTCATCGCGTCGTAGGCGAGCAGGTCCTCCGGCGCTACCTGCACCTGGTCGGCGAGCCAGTCGCGGAAGGTGCGGTCCACACCGGCGCCCAGCCCCCAGTGCGGGGCGAGGTGCTGCTGGTCGTTGAGCTGCAGCCCCTCGGTCCGGACGGTGCGGTCCAGGTGGATCGCCAGCTGGCTGACCCGCAGGATCGGGTCGTCGCAGCGCCACAGCCGCTGCCCGACGCCGCCCGGCGCCGAGGCGTCCCGGACGGCGACGCGACCGGACAGGCCGAGGTCGCGGTCCAGCCACGAGTTGGTCAGCGCCCCGCCGTAGATCTCCACGCCCAGCATCTGCCAGCCGGCGCGCGCCCAGTCAGGGTGCGGCTTGATCCGCAGGTTGGGGGAGTCGGTGTGGGCACCGACGACCCGGTATGGCGTGTGCGCCGCCGCACCCTCCGGCAGGTGGTCGGTCGACCAGGCGATGAGCGAGCCGCCCCGCCGCACGACATAGCTGCCCGGCGTAGTCGGGGTCGGGTCGGTCTCGACGACCTCGGCGAAGCCCTGACCCGTGAGGAGACGGGCCGCGGAGTCCACGGCGTGGAAGGGGGAGGGCGAGGCGTCGAGGTAGCGGCACAGGCCGTCCGCGACCTCCGTCACGTGGCTGGCGAGCTCCTCGATGCGCCGCACCTCCGGGGGGTCGCCCGGGCTGTCGGTCATCAGGACAGGCCACCCCGCGCCGAGTCCAGCCACAGCTTCTTGGTGGCGATCTCGGACTCCAGGCTGGAGGCCCGCTTGTCGTCACCGGCCGCGCGAGCGGCGGCGAGGTCGGACTCCAGGCCCTGCACCTGACGCTCCAGCTGGTCCACCATCGACTGCGCGCGGGCGGTGAGCTCGGGGTCGGTGCGCTGCCATTTCTTGTCCTCCAGATCGCGGACCTGCTGCTCGACGGCCCTCAGGCGACCCTCGACCCGGCGCACGTCGGCACGGGGGACCTTGCCCGCGGCCTCCCAGCGGTCCTGGATGCGACGCAGCTCGTTCTTGGCGTGCTCGAGGTTGGCCTCGTCGACGGTCAGCGCCTCGGCCTCCGCGAGCAGAGCCTCCTTGACCTTGAGGTTCTCGGTGAACTCGGCCTCCTCGGCGGCCACCACCTCGTCCTTGGCGTTGAAGAAGGCGTCCTGGGCGGACTTGAAGCGCTGCCACAGGGCGTCGTCCTCGGTACGGGAGGCGCGCCCGGCGCGCTTCCAGTCCTGCATGAGCCGCTTGAAGGCGCCGGCCGTTGCACCCCAGTCCTTGCTGGTCGCCAGCTGCTCCGCCTCGGCGACGAGCCGCTCCTTGAGCCGCTTGGCCTCGGCGTGCTGGTCGTCGAGCTGGGCGAACCAGGTCTTGCGGGCCTTGTCGAAGGAGGAGCGAGCGGCGCTGAAGCGCTGCCAGAGCCCGGACTCGACATCCTTGTCCAGGCGGGGTCCGGAGCGCTGGTGGGCCTTCCACTCGTCCAGCAGCTCGCGGACCCGGGCGCTGCTCTGCTTCCACTGGATGCGCGACGGGTCGGTGGCGGCCAGCTGCTCGGCCTGGGCGACGATCGCCTCGCGCTCCTGCGTCGCCTGGGCCTTGGCGGCCGCGCGGGCCTGCTGCTCGGCCCTCGCCTTGTCGGAGATCGCACCCTCCAGGTGCGTGACCGTCGCCTCGAGGGCGGCCAGGTCGCCGACGACGTTGGCCTCGCCGATCTGCTCCTTGAGGTGGTTCAGCGACTGCCGGGCGTCGTGCGAGCTGACGTCGGTGCTGGCCAGGCGAGCCTTGAGGAGGTCCGCCGCTGCCACGAGCTCGTCGTACTTGCGGGCAAAGTAGGCCAGCGCCTCATCGGCGGTGGCCCCCGGGTAGGACCCGACCGCACGCTCGGTGCCGTCGGCGAATTGGACGTAGACGGTGCCGTCCTCGCCCACGCGTCCGTGCCGGACCGACTCGCTGGGCGGCAGCGGCTCAGCCACCGCTGCGCTGGTGTCCGGGCTGGCCGGAGCGGTCGGGACGGACGATGCCGGCCGCGGAGCCGCGGGCTTCCGCGCCGCGAACATGGCCGGCGTGGGAACACCCGGAAGGGGGGCTGCCGGCTGGGCGGGGCTCTCCTCGGCGGGGTCCGCTGCGGCCGGGGTCTCCTCGGCAGGTGCCTCACTGGATGCCTCGTCGGCGGGTTCTTCCTCGGCAGCTGCCTGGGCGGCCTCTTCGACCGGAGTCTCCGCCGCGGCTTCCTCCACAGCCGGGGGTTCTTCAGCGGGTGACTCGGTGGTCTCCTCCGCAGGCGCGGCCTCTTCCGCGGGTGCCTCGGCGAGCTCCGGCGTGTCGGGCTCCGGGGTGGCCTGCGGGGCCTCGGTCGCGGCGGCCTGCTCCGTCACCTGGTCGCGGCTGGCCTCGGACTCGGGCAACTGGTCGGTCTCGGCGGAGCGCTCGGACGGCTGCGGCATCTGGTCGGTCACTGTGGGTGGCTCTTCTCTGGAAGGGACCGCGAGGTCGACCATCGGGGCCGACTCGACGTGGCGTGGTGCACCGACCCTACCTAACGGCTCTCACCGCCTGCGGGACTAGCCTGCACTGCATGTTCGTGCGCAGCATCGTGGCCGACGCCTTCGGGACCAACTGCTACATCGTGGCCCCCGCCGCAGGCGAGGAGTGCCTGATCGTCGACCCCGGCGTGGGCGTGGTGGACCGGGTGCAGGAGGTGCTGCGCGAGCACCGGCTGCGCCCCGCCGCGGTCCTCCTCACCCACGGCCATCTCGACCATGTCTACTCCGTCACGCCCGTGTGCGCGGGGACCACCGGCGCCTACATCCACACCGACGACTGCTACCGGCTGCGCGACCCGCTCGCCACCATGAACCCGCAGCTGCTGCTGGCGCTCGAGCAGCAGTTCGGCCGCGCCGCGACGTGGACGGAGCCCGAGGACGTCGTCGAGGTCACCGACCGGCAGGTGCTGGAGCTGGCCGGGCTGCAGCTCGAGGTGGCGCACGCGCCGGGCCACACCGAGGGCTCGGTCCTGTTCTCGCTGGCCGGCGTGCCGGACGGCATCCCCTCCGACGAGCTGGAGCGGACCATGCTCTCCGGCGACGTCCTGTTCGCCGGCTCGATCGGGCGCACCGACCTGCCCGGCGGCGACCATGCCGCGATGCAACGCTCCCTGCGCGACGTCGTGCTGCCCCAGCCGGACCCCACCCTGGTCCTGCCCGGGCACGGACCGGCCACGACGATGGCGCGGGAGCGCACCACGAACCCCTACCTGCTGGGTCTGGCGGGGTAGGCACGACAGGCGCCCGCGGCACCGCCTCACCCGCACGTGCACGACCTGGCGCAGGACCAGGCGCGCGAGACCCCATACCCCTCCACCCACACGACGACGAGGTCGATATGACGATCAGCGAGTTCCCCCGCTACCCGCTCACCTTCGGGCCGAGCCCGGTGCACCACCTCAAGCGGCTGTCCGCGCACCTGGGCGGGGCTCAGGTGTGGGCCAAACGTGAGGACGTCAACAGCGGGCTGGCCTTCGGCGGTAACAAGACCCGCAAGCTGGAGTACATCGTTCCGGACGTGCTGGCCTCCGGAGCGGACACGCTGGTCTCCATCGGGGGCTACCAGTCCAACCACACCCGCCAGGTCGCGGCGGTCGCTGCCCACCTCGGGCTGAGGTGCCGACTCGTCCAGGAGCGGTGGGTGCCGTGGGAGGACCCCGTCAACGACAAGGTCGGCAACATCCTGCTGTCCCGGATGATGGGCGCCGACTCGCGGCTGGACGACTCCGGCTTCGACATCGGCATCCGTGACTCCTGGAAGCAGGCCCTGCACGAGGTCGAGGAGGCCGGTGGGGTGCCCTACCCGATCCCTGCGGGCGCCTCCGAGCACCACCTCGGTGGTCTGGGCTTCGCCAACTGGGCCTTTGAGCTCGCCGAGCAGGAGAAGGAGCTGGGCGTCTTCTTCGACACGATCGTGGTGTGCACCGTCACCGGCTCGACCCACGCCGGGATGATCGCCGGCTTCGCCGCCCTGGAGGAGCTCACCGGGGTGCGCCGTCGGGTCCTGGGCATCGACGCCTCCGCGACCCTGGAGAAGACCCGGGACCAGGTGGCCCGGATCGCGCGCCACACCGCACAGCTCATCGAGGTCGGCCGCGAGCTGCGCGAGGACGAGATCCAGGTGCTGGAGGGGTGGGCGGGCGAGCTCTACGGGCTCCCGGTCGAGTCCACCATGGAGGCCATGGCGCTCGGCGCCCAGCTGGAGGGGATGATCACCGACCCGGTCTACGAGGGCAAGTCCCTCGCGGGCCTGATCGACCTGGTCAAGGACGGCGAGATCCCTGCAGGCTCCACCGTCCTCTACGCGCACCTGGGCGGCCAACCCGCGGTCAACGCCTACCACTCGCTGTGGTCGTCCTGACCGCACGCACGGGGCGAGCCGGACCGCCCGGTGCGGCTCAGCACCTGACGGGGGCAGCTGTCACGCCTCGATAGACTCGCCCGGTGATCACCCCCCGCACGCCGTCCGGAGTCCTCGAGCTGCTGCCGCAGGAGCAGGTCGCCTTCCAGCGCATGCTGGACGCGATCCGCACCGGCTACGAGCGGTTCGGCTTCCTGCCGATCGAGACGCCGGTCTTCGAGCGCTCCGACGTGCTGCTGACCAAGACCGGCGGCGAGACCGAGCGCCAGGTCTACTTCGTGCAGTCCACGGGGGCGCTGGAGAAGGCCAACGAGGCGACGCGCCAGAGCCGGGAAAGCGGCGAGGGCGCGGCGGGGGAGACGGCATACCCCGAGCTTGCCCTGCGCTTCGACCTCACCGTGCCGCTGGCGCGCTACGTCGCCGAGCACGAGCACCAGCTGACCTTCCCGTTCCGCCGCTACCAGATGCAGCGCGTCTACCGGGGTGAGCGGCCGCAGCGCGGGCGGTTCCGGGAGTTCTACCAGTGCGACGTGGACATCATCGGCAAGGACCAGCTCTCGGTCCGGCACGACGCCGAGTGCCCCGCGATCATCCACGGCATCTTCGCCGACCTGGCGATCGGGCCGTTCACCATCCAGATCAACAACCGCAAGCTGCTGCGGGGGTTCTACGAGGACCTCGGGATCACCGACGGTGAGCAGCAGGCAGCCGTGCTGCGCGAGGTGGACAAGCTCGACAAGCGCGGCGAGGACTACCTGCGGACCACGCTGACCGGTGAGGGCTTCGACCTGTCCCCGGAGGTCGTGGAGCAGATCCTCACCTTCGTGCAGGTGCGCTCGACGGGGCACGAGGACGCCCTGTCGCGGCTCGCCGAGGTGGAGGGCGGCTCCCGCGGCAGTGCGTCGCTGGCGGAGGGCGTCGCCGAGCTGCGCGAGGTGCTCACCCTGGTCCGGGCCATGGGTGTGCCCGAGGCCGACTACCGCCTCAACTTCTCCATCGCCCGCGGCCTCGACTACTACACCGGCACCGTCTACGAGACCGTCCTGGACGACCACCCCGAGATCGGGTCGATCTGCTCCGGCGGCCGCTACGACAACCTCGCCGGCCAGTACACCAAGTCCCGTCTGCCCGGCGTGGGCATCTCGATCGGCCTGTCCCGCCTCTTCTGGCAGCTGCGCGAGGCCGGCCTGCTCGAGGCGTCGACGGGCGAGTCGACCGTGCAGGTGCTGGTGCCGCAGCTGTCCGAAGGGCTGCTCGACGCCCAGCTGGCCCTGGCCGCCCAGCTGCGCGCCGGCGGCATCCGCACCGAGACGGTGCTGGACGGCGGCAAGCTCGGCAAGCAGCTGAGGTATGCCGACCGCGCCGGCATCCGGTTCGTCGCCCTCCTCGGTGAGCAGGAGGTGGCCGACGGGACCGTGACGATCAAGGACCTGCGCCGCCAGGACCAGTTCACCGTGTCGCGGACCGAGGTGGTCTCCGCCCTGCGGGTCGAGCTGGCGCAGCCGCTGGTCTGAGCCGCGCGGGGCGTCAGCCCTCGACGTCGACCGACAGGATGCTGATCGGCTGGGCGGGCGCACCGTCGGGAGCGCCGCCCTGGCCGCCCTGCGCGGCGATCGCCTCGACGATCTCCAGCCCGTCGGTGACCTGCCCGAAGACGCTGTAGCCGCCGCCCTGGGTGGGCAGCATGGTGTCGTCGTAGACGATGAAGAACTGTCCGCCGTTGCTGTTCGGGTCCTGGGTCCGGGCCATCGCCAGGGAGCCGGGCGGGTAGGTGCCGTCGTCGGGGGCGTTCTCGATGCCGTAGCCGTAACCGGGGTTGCCCCGCCCGCTGCCGGTCGGGTCGCCGCACTGCAGCACGAAGATGCCCTGGGTGGTCAGCCGGTGGCACGGGCTGTCGTCCCAGTAGCCCTGCTCGGCCAGGAACGCGAAGGAGGCCACCGTCTGCGGGGCCTCGGCCGCCGCGAGCTCCAGCACGATGTCGCCGCAGGTGGTCTCCAGCGTCGCGGTCACGGTCGCCGGGTCCCCGGGGTGCGGCTCCGGCAGGTCCTCGGGCGTGAAGGCCAGCGGCTCGGCGGGCGGTGCCGGCGGTTCCTCGCAGTCCAGCGCCGCGGCGGGGGCCGTCGCCCCAGCGTCCTCCGTCGCCTCCGTCTCCTGGCTGTCCTCCGTCTCGGTGTCCGAGCCGAACATGGGCGAACCGTCGCCACAGCCGGAGAGCACGAGCGCGACGAGGGCAGAGGCGGGCAGCAGGTGACGGCGCATGGACGGGAAGTCTAGGTCGGTCGCCGGCGAGCTCGGCACGTGGTCCGGACCACCAGGCAGGATGTGTTAGCGTATTAACGCGCTGGCACAGAGCCGGCGCATCGTCACGAGAAGGGCCAGGACCGGATGAAGCAGCGGGAGCGGGACGTCGAGCGGGCACCGCGGGTGCGCGCCGAGCTCGCCGCCACCCTCGCCGGGCTGACCGACCCCGCCGCCGTGGACGCCTTCCTCGACGACCTGTGCTCGCCCGCCGAGATCGAGGCGCTGGCCGACCGGTGGTCGGTCGTCCCCCTGCTCGCGCAGGGTATGCCGTACCGCCGCATCTACGAGGTCACCGGCGTCAGCGTCACGACCGTGGGCCGCATCGCCAAGTGCCTGGACGGCGGCTCCGGGGGCTACCGGGCCGCGCTGGAGCACCATCCCGGCCGCGAGCATGCCCATCCGGCGGGGGCCGCCCCCGCCTGAGCCGGCGCCCGACGGAGTGCGCCGCCGCCCAGGCACCCAGAGCGCCGCGCGCCTGCCGCCCCCCGCTTGACCACTCCCCATACCCCTTCACCCGGAAGGTCGTCATGACCCCTCCTGCCCAGCCGCGCGAGCGCCTGCGCATCGCGCTGCAGAAGTCCGGCCGCCTCGGCGACCCAGCCCGCGAGCTGCTCGCCTCCGGCGGCCTGACCTGGCGCGAGAGCCGCGACCGGCTCTTCCTCTACGGCGAGAGCCTGCCCGTGGACCTGCTGCTGGTCCGCGACGACGACATCCCCGGCCTGATCGCCGACGGCGTCTGCGACCTGGGGGTCGTCGGCCGCAACGTGCTGGTCGAGCACGGCCTGGCGCTGGACGCCCAGGGCCGCCGGCCGCTCGTCGAGTGGCGCCAGCTCGGCTGGGGGCGGTGCAGCCTGGACGTCGCCATCGGCGAGGACGAGGAGTGGACCGGGCCCCAGCAGCTGCAGGGCCTGCGGATCGCCACCTCCTACCCGCAGATCCTCGGGCGCTGGCTCGGGGAGCAGGGCGTCGAGGCGCAGACCGTGGTGCTCAACGGCTCCGTCGAGATCGCGCCGCGGCTGGGGCAGGCCGACGTGGTCTGCGACCTGGTCTCCACGGGCGGCACGCTGCGGGCCAACCAGCTGCGTCCCGTGACCACCATCCTGGAGAGCGAAGCGGTCATCGCGGGGCCCGACCAGCGCCTGGAGGACGGCCGTCAGGAGATCGCCGACCTGCTGCTCAACCGCCTCGACGGTGCCATGCAGCTCAAGGAGTCGCGCCTGCTGATGCTGCGCGCCTCCCGGCCCGTGCTGGACCAGGTGCTGCCGCTGCTGCCCGGCGGTCACGAGCCCACGCTGACCGGTGTCGAGGGCCGCGACGAGGTCGCGATCCAGATGCTGGTCCACGGCCCGGTCTCCTGGGCCAAGCTCGAGGACCTCAAGCGGGCCGGGGCGCACAACCTCATGGTCCTGCCGGTGGAAGGGATGCTGGCATGAACGTGCTGACCTGGTCCCAGCTGTCCACGCAGGACCAGCAGGACGCGCTGCGCCGGGCGACCGCCGCGGCGGGGCCGGAGGTCACCGCCGGCGTCGCCGACATCCTGGCGCAGGTCCGCACCCGCGGGGACGAGGCCCTGCGCGAGCTGACCGCGCGCCTGGACGGAGCCGAGGTGGAGGCGCTCGAGGTCCCTGCAACCGACCGGCAGGCCGCCGTGGCGGCGCTGGACCCGCAGCTGCGGTCCGCGATCACCGAGGCGGCCGGGCGCATCCGGGCCTTCCACGAGGCCGGTATGCAGCAGGACTACGCCGTCGAGACGGCCCCGGGCGTGGTGTGCGAGCGCGTGGTGAGGCCGATCCGCCGGGTCGGTCTGTACGTGCCCGCCGGCTCCGCCCCGCTGCCCTCGACCGCGCTCATGCTCGGCATCCCGGCGCAGCTGGCCGGGTGTCCCGAGGTGGTGCTCTGCACCCCGCCCCGGCCCGACGGCACCGCCGATCCCGCCGTGCTCGCCGCGGCCGCCGAGTGCGGGATCGAGCGGGTCTTCGTCGTCGGCGGCGCCCAGGCGGTGGCCGCGATGGCCTACGGGACCGGCTCCGTCCCGCGCTGCGACAAGATCTTCGGCCCCGGCAACGCCTGGGTCACCGAGGCCAAGCGGCAGGTCTCGACGGCCGAGGGCGGCCCCGGGATCGACCTGCCCGCTGGGCCTTCCGAGGTCGTCGTCGTGGCCGACGCCGGCGCCGACGCCGAGTTCGTCGCCGCAGACCTGCTCTCCCAGGCCGAGCACGGCCCGGACAGCCAGGTGCTGCTCCTCACCGACAGCCGCGAGCTGGCCGAGGCGGTCGGCGAGGAGGTCGAGGAGCAGGTGGCGAGCCTGCCCCGGGCCGACATCGCCCGCAAGGCGCTGGCCGCGTCGCGGATCATCCTGACCCCCGACCTCTCGACGGCCATGGACGTCGTCAACGACTACGCCCCCGAGCACCTGATCCTGGCCCTGCGCGAGCCCCGCGACTGGCTGGGGCAGGTGGAGCGGGCCGGGTCGGTCTTCCTCGGCGACACCACCCCCGAGACCCTGGGCGACTACTCCTCCGGCACCAACCACGTGCTGCCGACCGCCGGCGCCGCCCGGTTCACCGGCGGTGTCAACGTCGGCTCCTTCCAGATCGCGATGACCGTCCAGCAGGCCACCCCGGCCGGGCTGCAGCAGGTCGGGCCGTCCGCCGTGACCCTGTCCGAGGCCGAGTCCCTGCACGCCCACCAGCGGGCGGTCACCCGGCGGCTCGCCCGGATCGGCAGCGACGCCAGCAGCTCCACCACCACCTCGGACGGTGTGCGGTGAGCGCCGCCCGCCCGGCTCCTCCCGGCTTCCCCCAGCACCTGATCCGGGAGGACCTGCGCGACTTCGCGGGCTACTCCTCTGCGCGCACCAGCGGTCCCACCGGGCTCGTCGACGCGTCACCGCGGGTGTGGCTCAACGCCAACGAGTCCGGCGACCCCAGCGCCGTCGACGCGGAGGGCCGCTGCCGCCGCTACCCCGAGCCGCAGCCGCCGGACCTGGTGGAGGCGTTCGCCGACCTCTGGGCCACCTCGCCGGACCGTGTCGTCGTCGGCCGCGGCAGCGACGAGGCGATCGAGCTGCTGGTCCGCGCCCTCTGCCGGCCGGGCGAGGCCCGCGACGGCATCATCGTCACCTCCCCGACCTTCGGCATGTATGCCGTCTCGGCCCGCCTGCACGGCGTGCCGGTGGTCGACGTCCCCCAGCTCGACGAGGACATCCGCTGGCGGGTGGACACCGCCGCCGTGGCCGAGGCGGTGGGCCGCGGCGGCGCGCGGCTCGTCTTCCTCGCCTCGCCCGGCAACCCGACCGGGACGGTGGTGCCGCTGCGGGAGGTCGCCGACCTGGCCGCGGCCGTGGCCGAGCAGGCGGTGGTGGTCGTCGACGAGGCCTACGGCGAGTACACCGCGCAGCGCTCTGCAGTCACCCTGCTGGAGGAGCACCCGAACCTCGTCGTGCTGCGCACCCTGTCCAAGGCGCACGCCCTGGCCGGGGCCCGGGTCGGGATCGCGCTGGCCCACCCCGACCTGGCGGCCGTCCTGCGCCGCGTCCAGGCGCCCTACCCGGTGCCGATCCCCGTCGCCGAGCTCGCGCTGGCCGCGCTCTCGCCGGAGGCGCTGGCGCAGACGCGCAGCCGTGTGGGCCAGACGCTGGTGCGGCGCGACCAGGTCGGGCGCTGGCTGCGCGACCTGCCCGGCGTGCGGGCGGTCTACGCCGGCGAGGCCAACTTCCTGCTGGTGCGCGCCGAGGACCCGGACCGGCTGCTGTCCGCCCTGGACGGGGCCGGTGTCGTCGTGCGCGACCTGCGGCAGCAGCCGTTGCTCCAGGACGCCGTCCGCATCACCATCGGGACCGGCACCGAGATGGAGCAGGTGCGCCAGGCTCTCGCGGGCCTCAGACCCGACCCCACCAGCACCAACCCCCCTCGCCCCACGACCCAGGAGCCCACCCGATGAGCAC containing:
- the hisC gene encoding histidinol-phosphate transaminase, giving the protein MSAARPAPPGFPQHLIREDLRDFAGYSSARTSGPTGLVDASPRVWLNANESGDPSAVDAEGRCRRYPEPQPPDLVEAFADLWATSPDRVVVGRGSDEAIELLVRALCRPGEARDGIIVTSPTFGMYAVSARLHGVPVVDVPQLDEDIRWRVDTAAVAEAVGRGGARLVFLASPGNPTGTVVPLREVADLAAAVAEQAVVVVDEAYGEYTAQRSAVTLLEEHPNLVVLRTLSKAHALAGARVGIALAHPDLAAVLRRVQAPYPVPIPVAELALAALSPEALAQTRSRVGQTLVRRDQVGRWLRDLPGVRAVYAGEANFLLVRAEDPDRLLSALDGAGVVVRDLRQQPLLQDAVRITIGTGTEMEQVRQALAGLRPDPTSTNPPRPTTQEPTR